The Gossypium hirsutum isolate 1008001.06 chromosome D02, Gossypium_hirsutum_v2.1, whole genome shotgun sequence region TTCTTCTTCATAGCTTTAATAAAGTTACtttatgattacctatggatacCTCTCCGTATTCAGCATATGCTGAATTCACAGGGGATCAAAGGACCTCCTTACAGATTCATCCATGGCAACAACAAGGAAGTtaccaaaatgaaacaaaatgctTTAAGTAAATCTGTGGGCCTGACAGATGATTTATTTCCCAAAGTACTGCCACATATTTACACCTGGACTAACAGATATGGTAAGATCcatgcttttttttttcactatGATTTATAACTTGTAGTTCTAAGAAAAGGTAGACCCTTTTTCTTTTCATGTTATTAGGGAAGAATTTTGTTTATTGGAACGGTGCTCGAGCTGAATTGGTGATTTCAGAGCCTGAATTAATCAAAGAGGTTCTGAAAAATAGTGAacaaatttttcagaaaaagaaaCTTTCAGATATTGGTAGGAAGTTCTTGGGGAATGGTCTTATATTCATTGAGGGGCAAAAATGGGCAAAGCATCGAAAGCTGGCCAATCACACTTTCCATGGGGAAAGCCTAAAAGTAAGTCTTCCAAATATATAAACCAGGTGTAATTAATTTACAACAATTATACATAGACTacaatattttggtaaatttttgtaTTGTTAGCTAAGGGACGTTGAAAAAGTGTAGTAAAAAcatacttttgaaaattttaacaccGTTTACTACTTAGGAGGTCAATTTTAAACTTGATGCTGTAAAATAAAAGATTGAATCAGagatttaaaaaaagtaatttaagcACTCTTTTAGCTTTTTGACTTGGATTAAAATCTGGTTTGAAATAAAATCTAGTTTGAAAAGGTGTTTATTtgtcaaattttttaatttaaaatcatgATTTTGTGTTAAAACGTGTTTTTCAGACTCCAATTATATATGTCACTACTACTTACATATTGGAGGATTGTTTGGGCAGAACATGACTCCAGCAATAATTGCTAGTGTTGAAACAATGCTAGAAAAGTGGAAAGGCCAAGAAGGCAAAGAGATTGAAGTGTACCAAGAATTTAAGTTATTAACTTCAGAAGTGATTTCCAGAACAGCATTTGGTAGCAATTACATGGAAGGGGAGAAGATATTTGCCATCTTGAGCAAGTTGGCAGTAATTATGAGTCGAAATGTTTCCACGACTAGAATTCCTTTGATCAGGTATCTTCCCTCTAAGCTTAATTAATCCCAACTTTTACCTTGATTTCAACTAGCTTTTGAATGCAACTTTTAGACTTTCATTCCCCATGGATTTGGTTTTCTCCTTATATATAGCTGACCCTGGTTTGCTTTTGCAGCAAGTTGTGGAAATCTGCTGATTTGCTAGAGTCTGAAAaactttcaaaagaaataaaagatcgTGTGATGAAGATTGTTAAGAAAAGAGAAGACAAAGTTGTGAATGGAGAAGTCAATAGCTTCCGCAGTGATTTTCTTGAATTACTTCTAAATGCCTATCATGATTCGGATGCGAAAAACAGGCTTTCATTGGAAGACGTGGTAGCTGAATGCAAAACATTCTATTTTGCTGGACAAGACACTGTTAATTCCTTACTTGCATGGATAGTCTTGCATTCGGCAATCCTTGGAGATTGGCAAGAAAAAGCGAGAAGAGAGTTGGTTGACATATTTGGTAACCAAAATCCACATCTCGAAGGCATCGCCAAACTCAAAATAGTAAGAAAACTATCTAACTGGGAATTCAAATAGCCATCGACATGATGTAATCtgacatatttttctattttccaaacaGATGACCATGATCATCAATGAAACTCTAAGATTGTATGGTCCAACAAGTGTCCTCCAAAGAACAGTTACAAGAGAAATTCAGTTGGGAAAGCTACTCTTGCCTGCTAATATAGATATTCTGCCTTTAAATATTGGACTTCACCGTGACCCTCACTTTTGGGGAAATGATGTGCATCATTTTAAACCTGAGAGATTCGCTGAAGGGATTGCCAAAGCTACCAATTACACCGCGGCTGCCTTTTTCCCCTTCGGATTAGGACCTCGATCTTGTGTTGGTATGACATTTGCAATGATAGAAACCAAGATTGCTCTCTCCATGATTCTACAACGCTACACCATTACCCTTTCCCCTGCCTATGTCCACTCTCCAGTACTTATTCTTACCCTTCAACCCCAAAATGGAATTCAAGTAATACTTGAGCCGATACATAGTAATGCTTGAAGTACATAGCCGTTAAGAACTAGAGGTTTAACATGGTTCGTGAATTCTACTTTTAAGAGATgatatttaatatgtttaaagGTTCTagcatttatcacaaagacaaacgactcgtggtcatgtttacttttcatctatcatgcaATGTCGATGAGAAGATACCATTTACCAATTAGTTGGGTTATGAATTCTACTATTTTGAATGATGttacatactatagaagttgtGTATCCAGTGCACCAACTTTTAATGGTTCTTTATCTTAGCCTTTTACTTGCATCAAAGTATACGAGCCATGCAtgcatagtccatcatccactcaagattaaggtatatcacactatgaacatcacaagtaaatagatccataaatggatttagaATCTATTCTCCTTGGGTCTTatctgatgtactgtcagtccagtcaatcacatctatgtttttatcttttaggagtcatctGTTCCATTTGAGACAAAGCTTCTCCACAATTGggcttgatagacgacatattagtttCTCAATCgatttgcttattttcaattagactaaggacatatttaggtttatctactaatacaagctatcTTTTCATATCACGATCTGACCACGTGataccgcttagtattaatttaaacattagataaccaatgagtcaacatttgcttccattttgctttgcatgcaaaaacattGAGGACAATATCCAAAGGGTATTACTTTAATTAATAgatattattaaaccaatttgtttgaaaaatacaatTATATAAAACGAACATAGTACACTTAGTGTACCAGATCCAACAGTGGCCACTACAGCTAGCATTGCCATTATAAGCAACATAACTTGACATTTTTGGAGTTGAAATCTTTTCAGCAAAATCAGTTGGGCAACGACTTAGATGATTTTGTGGACATGTGTTGGCTCATATTTGAAGATCCATTTTGTGGAATCAATCTTTGAATATTAAATCAATCTGAATCAAGCAAATTGGATCACTTATTTTGTGGAGATTGGCTTgacttatttgaaaatttattttcgaaATCTTTGATTTATTCTTGACTTTGAGGATATTTGTAAAGTTTTTTTTACAAGGCTATTTTTTGTGGGATATTGATTCTAATTGATCTTTTATCTTTGCAAACATTAAATTCTTATATATTAGAGGCTTGTATAAGTTAAAAAAAGATAGAGTTTTTATAGCACTTATTTTTTCATTGAGGAACTTGTATTTGATAGTGCATTAAGAGTGTAAATTAAGTTTGTTGCTTGGTTTTACAACCAAAATTCTCAAGGGAATTTAGTGGTGAGTGATTTAGATCTTTAGATACAAAAGTGAGGTTGCTATACCGAGTTGTGATAGGACTTCAATAACTTGTTGTCTTGggattaaaaataatgaatttactCACTAAGTTAGGTTCCATAGACATAGAAAAATCGATATGCGTAAACAATCATTTGTGTTCCattttttgttgttgtgttcatcaTAGTGGCATCAAAGGTTGCCACTACAGCCATCACTTTGGTCATCAATTACGCACTTTATTTTTTTAAGCAATTATCAACTTTATGCTCCAAGAGAATGCTTGTTTCTAGTACAATTGATCAATTTTTGTAGGAAGCATAATGACAAAAAAGAAAATGGTTACAATCAACCCCTTCTGTAACAACTCCATTTGTATCTTTGCATGTTATAAAAAGGTGGTTGTTATATACTATAACAACATGTTGttataaaaagataattattGTAAACCTAAAATAGAATTTATATCGTGAATTACTATCAAATAAAGAAATTgagaattatattaaaaaaaggaaagtagaaatcaaatcaacaaaattaaaagatgtATAATAGGTGCATGCATTATtacctttatattttattttacatttttcacatgattaattataaaattcatcAATCTAACAAATAATTAATCGATAtgagtttaaattaaattaaattagttaatttatcaTGTGTTATTAAATACAAGTAATTAATTTATAAGATTATGATGTTCTAAATTCatagtaaattaatatttaattagagaacttaatagtttattgaattgatatcttTAATTCCACGAAGATTTTTCATgtcaaatttaaacattttattaaaataatattttagttaagatcatttttatttaataaattagaaTTCATATAAGCAgtataattaatcataataaattataattaataggcttgTATATCGGTCCAGTGTAATTAATAGACTTGCTTAAAtgagttttaaaatatatttttaaatttaaaattttatttcttgaataaTGAATTGTTACCTGCTTAATTTATGAAATATCTTTATTGACTTATTTGATTGCATTGGTGAAacaattattttagtatttttaaattttatgtatataatatttttaaaaaaataataataaatctaaaatgacACATCGAAACAGCTGAATATTGGCACATGCGAATACCAATAAAAAAATCAACATCCACCAATTTACCCGTTACTTTTTGGTATTAGGTAGTGGGAGATTtggtttttgcttttgtttttgaGATGTTGATATGTTTCACATCATCCATAAGATGGGCTCTACCTCACCTTTTGTTTGTCTGTTTCCCATGCTTTCCATACAAATCACTAAAAGAATGGGCTAAAATGTCAAATAAActcttcaaaaataatttttaaaaaaattaattaagtcccTTATAATAAAATGCTCTTAATTAATCTCCTTGAATTCATTTTCCCATTGAATTCCTTTACGGTCAGCAGGTGATATGGAAAAATGATGATGTGTTAGTTTATATGGCAAggcttaaatgatttttttattattttacaagggttttattaattatttaaataaaaaaaatattaaaattctaaaaaaatttaattttaaaatataaattataaaaatcataaaaaatattttaaaaatattaaaaatgatagaaattttttaaatgttataaaaagtttataaaaatacaggaaattattaaaacatagttaaatataaatacattattataaaaatagcataaaattttagaaattattaaaaaatacaaagaaatacGAATAAGTtagagaaaattattaaaaatacaaaaaaatattaaaaattagtagtaacttttataaaaattattaaaatgttataaaaattgtagatttttttattggtttggagtctttggttttttatttttatttttttgaacattaGAGTCTTTGGTTTCAGTAATAAGGAAATGGGGAGATTGAAGTGCGATGATCAGACTTGTGAGAGGTTTGGTTgaccataaaaaaatatattaaaaaaggtttttctaaatattttatatatcttataattaaattaaaaatatatttttattatttttaaaatggtgAAACGAATCATTTTGGCGAGCTAGGTCTAGTTGGGCTCAAGCCTAGAAAGTTTTATGAAATTAGGCTTAAGTTCCACCCAACCTATGAACA contains the following coding sequences:
- the LOC121214435 gene encoding cytochrome P450 CYP749A22 — its product is MNALMKLLILAPCCFFFIALIKLLYDYLWIPLRIQHMLNSQGIKGPPYRFIHGNNKEVTKMKQNALSKSVGLTDDLFPKVLPHIYTWTNRYGKNFVYWNGARAELVISEPELIKEVLKNSEQIFQKKKLSDIGRKFLGNGLIFIEGQKWAKHRKLANHTFHGESLKNMTPAIIASVETMLEKWKGQEGKEIEVYQEFKLLTSEVISRTAFGSNYMEGEKIFAILSKLAVIMSRNVSTTRIPLISKLWKSADLLESEKLSKEIKDRVMKIVKKREDKVVNGEVNSFRSDFLELLLNAYHDSDAKNRLSLEDVVAECKTFYFAGQDTVNSLLAWIVLHSAILGDWQEKARRELVDIFGNQNPHLEGIAKLKIMTMIINETLRLYGPTSVLQRTVTREIQLGKLLLPANIDILPLNIGLHRDPHFWGNDVHHFKPERFAEGIAKATNYTAAAFFPFGLGPRSCVGMTFAMIETKIALSMILQRYTITLSPAYVHSPVLILTLQPQNGIQVILEPIHSNA